In Babylonia areolata isolate BAREFJ2019XMU chromosome 19, ASM4173473v1, whole genome shotgun sequence, a single window of DNA contains:
- the LOC143294352 gene encoding uncharacterized protein LOC143294352 gives MTDLCWICQANNHRIFRGANLDDQEKQELLMEQQLHLSRVEEERVLYRSMTAQSKTVVEQQQIISLGPNRPCSRDITAHYSFDFAQQVHLPHSPYQPGPIYFLTPRKVGIFGICCEGLPQQVNYLIDEGASSTKGSNAVISYLHHFFDQYGLGESEVQLHCDNCAGQNKNRYVLWYFAWRVMTGRHRSVTLNFMPPGHTKFAPDWCFGLLKRTFRKNEVHSLQELSDVVRRSTPVKKVNIPQVVATENGQTLVKTYNWQEFFSAHFRTLNGIKKIGHFRFSAENPGSVFHRETLADEETEFRFVGDPEEALLQLDDVPALIPPPGLSHERQNYLYRNIRPFVRLEARDRLTPDPDA, from the coding sequence ATGACTGACCTGTGCTGGATCTGCCAAGCGAACAACCACCGCATATTTAGAGGGGCCAACCTTGACgaccaagaaaaacaagaattaCTGATGGAGCAACAGCTTCATTTGAGTCGTGTTGAGGAGGAGAGGGTGCTCTACAGAAGCATGACGGCACAGAGCAAGACGGTTGTTGAACAGCAGCAGATCATCTCCCTGGGACCCAACAGGCCATGCAGCAGGGACATCACTGCCCACTACTCCTTTGATTTTGCACAGCAAGTGCATCTTCCCCACAGCCCCTACCAACCTGGCCCCATCTACTTCCTGACCCCCAGAAAGGTGGGGATTTTTGGTATCTGCTGTGAGGGTCTGCCACAGCAGGTAAACTACTTGATTGATGAAGGAGCCTCATCAACCAAGGGGTCTAATGCGGTCATCTCCTATCTCCACCACTTTTTTGACCAGTATGGCCTTGGAGAGAGTGAAGTGCAGCTCCACTGTGACAACTGTGCTGGTCAAAACAAGAACCGGTATGTACTGTGGTATTTTGCTTGGCGGGTGATGACTGGAAGGCACAGGTCTGTCACACTCAATTTTATGCCACCAGGCCACACAAAATTTGCACCAGACTGGTGTTTTGGGCTGCTGAAAAGAACCTTCAGGAAAAATGAAGTCCATTCTCTTCAAGAGCTGTCGGATGTGGTTCGCAGGAGTACCCCTGTGAAAAAAGTAAACATTCCACAGGTTGTCGCCACAGAAAATGGACAAACTCTTGTCAAAACATACAACTGGCAAGAGTTTTTCAGCGCCCATTTCCGGACACTGAATGGTATTAAAAAAATTGGACACTTTCGCTTTTCAGCAGAAAATCCCgggagtgtttttcacagagAAACTCTTGCAGATGAAGAGACAGAATTTCGGTTTGTGGGAGATCCGGAAGAAGCCTTGCTTCAACTGGATGATGTGCCAGCTCTCATACCACCACCTGGTTTGTCCCATGAAAGACAAAACTATTTATACAGGAACATTCGACCCTTTGTGCGATTGGAGGCAAGAGACAGACTGACCCCAGATCCGGATGCCTGA